A region from the Algoriphagus machipongonensis genome encodes:
- a CDS encoding DUF4221 domain-containing protein, which produces MNKYLTFLLGALLIGCSSKETNNELNQINIEFSYSIDTVMVDAKDHFFFLNWGLGISDLTQGKKLLYNLNPESLLLEVVDLDALALAETIQLEKEGPNGIGAGYISKLQVLGNGNLILFDFNKIVEISPKGELVKKYKFDKNTLSGYEFGETDVVSYLGTFSPDGKTYVGQLEDEDFRKPAKGLAIIDLEKMELNFVPTDAISKLDEFRIMLEMNGNAMMSTGEDSYTKFINGELILSNSAMNEVYIYDFEMDSLLHKTFEASLTGNERIKNFPTQVDTQEALFASSNEKNKQVKFGPMILQKEKNLIWRISTDLDRMIADSVVTKDVVTFFDTDYTMLKEQPLENYITSSTRFFKDGMLYSFMNLDDELAFVRLKPSIEK; this is translated from the coding sequence ATGAATAAATACTTAACATTTCTACTAGGAGCTTTATTAATCGGCTGCTCTTCTAAAGAGACCAACAATGAGCTAAATCAGATTAATATAGAATTCTCTTACAGCATCGATACAGTCATGGTAGATGCTAAGGATCACTTTTTTTTCCTAAACTGGGGTCTGGGAATTTCAGATTTAACCCAAGGCAAAAAGCTGCTCTATAACCTTAATCCTGAATCTCTTTTGCTGGAGGTGGTAGACCTAGATGCTTTGGCACTGGCAGAAACTATCCAGTTGGAAAAAGAGGGTCCAAATGGAATCGGGGCTGGCTACATTTCCAAACTTCAAGTACTCGGAAATGGGAATCTGATACTCTTTGACTTCAATAAAATTGTGGAAATAAGTCCTAAAGGCGAATTGGTGAAAAAATATAAATTCGATAAAAATACCTTGAGCGGATATGAATTTGGGGAAACAGATGTGGTTAGTTACTTGGGGACATTTTCACCGGATGGAAAAACTTATGTAGGGCAATTGGAAGATGAAGATTTCAGAAAACCCGCCAAAGGACTTGCTATAATTGACTTGGAAAAGATGGAATTGAATTTCGTCCCAACAGATGCGATTTCGAAGCTAGATGAATTCCGAATCATGCTGGAAATGAACGGAAATGCCATGATGTCTACAGGAGAAGATTCATATACGAAGTTTATCAATGGAGAGCTAATTCTCAGTAATTCTGCTATGAATGAAGTCTATATTTATGATTTTGAGATGGATAGTTTACTTCATAAAACCTTTGAAGCCAGTCTCACCGGAAATGAAAGGATCAAAAACTTCCCAACTCAGGTAGATACTCAAGAAGCGCTTTTTGCATCCTCCAATGAAAAAAACAAGCAGGTCAAATTTGGTCCAATGATCTTACAAAAGGAAAAAAACCTTATTTGGAGAATAAGTACAGATTTGGATCGTATGATTGCAGATTCTGTGGTGACAAAGGATGTGGTCACTTTTTTCGATACGGACTATACCATGTTGAAAGAACAACCTTTAGAAAACTACATCACATCGTCTACTCGGTTTTTCAAAGATGGAATGTTGTATAGCTTTATGAATTTAGATGATGAACTGGCTTTTGTAAGACTCAAACCAAGCATCGAAAAATGA
- a CDS encoding DUF4221 domain-containing protein: MRRLLPFLFLSLIFSCSTKKEKVEVVPQNSVGFQFDYSLDTVIMDSGDSMPYLDMNLVSSDYDAAEGLFYNLDPGTARVDVYDIAEQKLIKHIQFDVHGPNGIRKYFPTGIKKIRNGDFIIRDYFEILRMGEDTQLKDSYRLQSHKLEGDDLGESQEVNGMGEIAEDGSYFASYYGYYPSNGRIVGLAKVDLTTKSLQLIPVNFRDQSEKFLIRWEYREGKSTVVPEYKFITLDGRNFIATNSYKNELWYYYAANDSVVHRVYKSSLISNIKRGYFRKQVGSMQEFNLAKKRKFQEVVFGPIIKDPKNKRFYRYSREVQAEPEEGGRYFRFVLSIFDENLNLIHEEKLDLSAFIPGEYFVNKTFVHEGMLYTFLKLENQIAFVRLQPRFENE; this comes from the coding sequence ATGAGACGACTTCTTCCTTTTCTTTTCCTATCCCTGATTTTCAGTTGCTCGACTAAAAAGGAAAAGGTGGAAGTAGTGCCTCAAAATTCTGTTGGCTTTCAATTTGATTATTCTTTAGATACCGTCATCATGGATTCTGGTGACTCCATGCCCTATCTGGACATGAATCTGGTGTCTTCGGACTACGATGCCGCAGAAGGATTATTTTATAATTTGGACCCTGGAACAGCCCGGGTGGACGTCTATGACATTGCTGAACAAAAGCTGATAAAACATATCCAGTTTGATGTGCATGGTCCAAACGGGATCAGAAAGTATTTTCCTACAGGTATCAAAAAAATCAGAAATGGAGACTTTATCATCAGGGACTACTTTGAGATACTTAGAATGGGAGAAGACACCCAATTAAAAGACTCCTATCGCCTCCAAAGTCACAAACTAGAGGGAGATGATCTTGGGGAAAGCCAGGAAGTAAACGGCATGGGAGAGATTGCTGAAGATGGATCTTATTTCGCCAGTTATTATGGCTACTATCCTTCGAATGGCCGGATTGTCGGTCTGGCAAAAGTGGATTTAACTACGAAATCCCTACAACTGATACCTGTGAATTTCAGAGATCAATCTGAAAAATTTTTAATCCGATGGGAATATAGGGAAGGGAAAAGCACGGTGGTTCCAGAATACAAATTCATAACCTTAGACGGCCGCAACTTCATTGCTACCAACTCCTACAAAAACGAGCTCTGGTACTATTATGCAGCTAATGATTCTGTGGTTCATAGAGTTTACAAAAGTAGTCTCATATCCAATATTAAGCGGGGCTACTTCCGGAAACAAGTGGGTTCTATGCAAGAATTTAATCTGGCCAAAAAAAGAAAATTCCAGGAAGTAGTCTTTGGTCCGATTATCAAAGATCCTAAAAATAAGCGCTTCTATCGCTATAGCAGAGAAGTTCAAGCAGAACCTGAAGAAGGTGGAAGATATTTCAGGTTTGTATTGTCGATTTTTGATGAAAACCTCAACTTGATTCACGAGGAAAAACTGGATTTATCTGCATTTATCCCTGGAGAGTATTTTGTCAATAAGACCTTCGTCCATGAAGGAATGTTGTACACATTTTTGAAATTAGAAAATCAAATTGCGTTTGTCCGCCTCCAACCAAGGTTCGAAAATGAATAG
- a CDS encoding DUF4221 family protein, whose product MNRILLFFVLIAIVACEENVRKAENPITLEFEFSYDTVTINSGEHLFNLGHGIPKVKLSQDEQYLYFFDDYNLALDKIDLEKKEFVLTIPFEKEGPKGIGATFDYIPEENGNIQLLTPKRLFSIDEKGVLNSNFPSYHSIFEMGFESRFFEGARISPDSQFLFGLTTSTNGNQSLAWVNLKDTVFHVSPLDSMAYRKSLEIDLGRLTISGMQEAEYFDHHILVYHDDGIDFYALDLNSKSLEFHDFEPTKVPKRKDGKYPKSGSTADLTKILEMEGLEINYSRIVYDSSYKRYYRIASKKRENQVRAGIPNQFLLVFSDDFKLIHEEDLSNLPFSITTYFVREGKFWVFNKETEELEFFVFDFNFN is encoded by the coding sequence ATGAATAGAATTTTATTGTTCTTCGTTTTAATAGCTATAGTTGCTTGCGAGGAAAATGTTAGAAAAGCAGAAAATCCAATCACTTTAGAATTCGAATTTTCTTATGATACGGTAACCATTAATTCAGGAGAACATTTATTCAACCTAGGTCATGGTATACCAAAAGTTAAGCTTTCCCAAGATGAACAATACCTATATTTTTTTGATGATTATAACCTTGCCTTAGACAAAATAGATCTGGAAAAAAAAGAATTTGTACTCACTATTCCATTTGAAAAAGAAGGTCCAAAAGGGATAGGTGCCACATTTGATTACATCCCTGAAGAAAATGGAAATATCCAGCTATTAACACCTAAAAGGTTATTTTCTATTGACGAAAAAGGAGTTTTAAATAGTAATTTCCCATCCTACCATTCAATTTTCGAAATGGGTTTTGAAAGCCGATTTTTTGAAGGAGCAAGAATATCTCCTGACAGCCAATTTCTTTTTGGTCTTACAACTTCAACAAATGGTAACCAATCCCTTGCTTGGGTAAATCTAAAAGACACTGTTTTCCATGTATCTCCTTTGGATAGCATGGCATATAGAAAATCTCTTGAAATTGATCTGGGGAGATTAACAATAAGCGGGATGCAAGAAGCAGAATATTTCGATCATCATATTTTAGTTTATCATGATGATGGAATTGACTTTTATGCCCTTGATCTAAATTCAAAGAGTTTGGAATTTCATGATTTCGAACCAACCAAAGTTCCGAAAAGAAAGGATGGAAAATATCCAAAATCAGGTTCTACTGCGGATCTAACAAAGATTTTAGAAATGGAAGGACTTGAAATTAATTATTCCCGAATAGTTTATGACTCATCCTATAAACGATACTATCGAATAGCAAGTAAGAAAAGAGAGAACCAAGTCCGAGCTGGAATACCCAATCAATTCTTGCTTGTTTTTTCTGATGATTTTAAACTAATCCATGAAGAAGATCTCTCAAATTTACCTTTCAGTATTACCACCTATTTTGTCCGAGAAGGAAAGTTTTGGGTTTTTAATAAAGAAACAGAAGAACTTGAGTTTTTTGTCTTTGACTTTAACTTCAATTAG
- a CDS encoding trimeric intracellular cation channel family protein, with protein MDLQYALELVGTFVFAISGALAIREREHDMFGAGFTGFITAIGGGTLRDILLDSYPLVWIGDVKFLYAILAGVLAAFIFPNFLSRLRKTFFLFDTLGIGFFTVLGVEKALSLGVRPEIAAIMGMFSAVMGGVIRDTLTNEIPILFRKEVYASACLAGAVLYVVLDYFEVDRNYNMLISMSLVISIRFLAMKYKLSLPRLD; from the coding sequence ATGGATCTTCAATACGCTTTAGAGCTTGTAGGAACCTTTGTTTTTGCTATTTCTGGTGCTTTGGCTATCCGGGAGCGAGAGCATGATATGTTCGGGGCAGGGTTTACCGGCTTTATTACTGCAATTGGGGGTGGTACTTTGCGTGATATCCTGTTGGATAGTTATCCATTGGTGTGGATTGGAGATGTAAAGTTTTTGTATGCTATTTTGGCCGGTGTTTTGGCGGCTTTTATTTTCCCCAATTTTCTAAGTAGGCTTCGCAAGACCTTCTTTTTGTTTGATACGCTCGGAATTGGATTTTTTACCGTTTTGGGTGTTGAAAAAGCATTGAGTTTGGGAGTGAGACCGGAGATTGCTGCAATTATGGGAATGTTTTCGGCAGTGATGGGAGGCGTGATCCGCGATACCCTGACAAATGAAATCCCGATTCTTTTCCGAAAAGAAGTGTATGCTTCAGCTTGTCTGGCTGGCGCTGTTTTGTATGTGGTTTTGGATTATTTCGAAGTAGACCGTAATTACAATATGTTGATATCCATGTCATTGGTGATTAGTATTCGGTTTTTGGCAATGAAATATAAATTGAGCTTACCGAGGCTTGATTAG
- a CDS encoding BCCT family transporter translates to MKNKYFDIHPPVFWPATFLIFFFITLTLWVGEPMEEIFLNIKDFITDQTGWLFILVVNLFILFCIYVGFSKYGKIRLGGKDAKPEFSTSAWFAMLFSAGMGIGLLFWGVAEPVSHYANSPTSENYSIEAAQSAMNLTFLHWGLHAWAIYAIVALALAFFTYNKKLPLTIRSVFYPILGDRIHGWIGDTIDVFAVLATLFGLATSLGFGVQQLSGGLFYLFEIPNTSTTQVILIASITSIATISVVSGIDKGVKFLSEWNIRIAALFLLFILIFGPTLYIFRGFLQNVGTYLSDFISVSTWTEAFKDEGWQGDWTVFYWAWWISWSPFVGMFIARVSKGRTIREFIFGVLLIPALLTFLWMTAMGGSAIYLDSQSGNHELANAIISDTSTALFVFINQFPASILGSIISLFLVASFFVTSSDSGSLVIDNITSGGKLESPVAQRVFWATTEGTVAAVLLVGGGLGALQTATITTGLPFLVILLFMVYSLNKGLKAEYQELEQLDKPTDKKRYEKKIKKSIKKSEEKSQESK, encoded by the coding sequence ATGAAAAATAAATACTTCGATATCCACCCACCCGTATTTTGGCCAGCCACATTTCTGATATTCTTTTTTATCACGCTTACACTCTGGGTAGGGGAACCAATGGAGGAAATCTTTCTAAACATAAAGGATTTTATCACTGATCAAACAGGTTGGCTTTTCATTTTGGTAGTTAACCTCTTCATTCTCTTTTGTATCTATGTGGGCTTTAGCAAGTATGGTAAAATCAGACTAGGTGGAAAGGATGCCAAACCTGAGTTTTCCACCTCAGCATGGTTTGCAATGCTTTTCAGCGCAGGAATGGGTATTGGTTTACTTTTCTGGGGGGTAGCAGAACCAGTGAGTCATTATGCAAACTCACCCACTTCGGAAAATTACAGCATAGAAGCTGCACAAAGTGCCATGAACCTAACCTTTCTTCATTGGGGTTTACACGCATGGGCTATTTATGCTATCGTAGCATTGGCTTTGGCATTTTTTACCTATAATAAAAAATTACCCTTAACTATTAGATCGGTATTTTATCCCATTTTGGGTGATCGAATACATGGCTGGATTGGAGATACGATCGATGTTTTTGCAGTCTTAGCAACTTTATTTGGATTAGCCACCTCATTGGGTTTTGGGGTTCAGCAGCTAAGTGGTGGATTATTCTACTTATTCGAAATCCCAAATACTTCTACTACTCAAGTTATCTTGATAGCATCTATTACCTCCATTGCCACTATTTCTGTGGTTTCAGGTATAGATAAGGGTGTGAAGTTTCTGAGTGAATGGAATATTAGGATCGCTGCCTTGTTCCTGCTATTCATATTGATATTCGGGCCAACACTTTACATTTTCAGAGGATTCCTACAAAATGTTGGAACCTATTTGAGTGATTTTATCTCAGTTTCTACGTGGACAGAGGCTTTTAAAGACGAGGGATGGCAAGGGGATTGGACGGTATTTTATTGGGCATGGTGGATATCCTGGTCCCCATTTGTCGGGATGTTTATCGCAAGAGTTTCTAAAGGAAGAACAATTCGAGAATTTATTTTTGGGGTTTTATTGATTCCTGCTTTGTTGACCTTTCTATGGATGACCGCCATGGGAGGATCTGCTATCTATTTGGATTCGCAATCTGGAAATCACGAATTGGCTAATGCTATCATTTCGGATACCTCTACAGCTTTATTTGTTTTTATAAACCAGTTTCCAGCAAGTATTTTAGGATCTATTATTAGTTTATTCCTAGTAGCTTCCTTCTTTGTAACTTCCTCGGATTCAGGATCCTTGGTTATTGATAATATTACATCTGGAGGTAAGTTAGAATCTCCTGTTGCTCAGAGAGTTTTTTGGGCTACCACTGAGGGAACTGTTGCCGCCGTACTTCTTGTCGGTGGTGGATTGGGCGCTTTGCAAACAGCTACCATCACCACAGGGCTACCCTTTTTAGTCATACTTCTGTTTATGGTATACTCCTTGAATAAAGGCCTAAAAGCCGAATATCAAGAATTGGAACAACTTGATAAACCAACGGATAAGAAACGGTACGAGAAAAAAATCAAGAAAAGCATTAAAAAAAGTGAGGAGAAATCTCAAGAGTCTAAATAA
- a CDS encoding universal stress protein, which produces MKNLKKIALAADLTEMDETILRFIKGYDKLFDFDELCIIHQIEIEEVSAELQAVLDKKGLTLEQLIHKEIQSNVDAVFGSENTHIHIYIHPRPDFSELVHWVNKSKFDLFFLGKKMGLEGSGVFSSKMVRLLSCNLILVPETAKPTITKIISPIDFSSYSSRVLEVSELIASNTDAELIPLHILRIGIHYFPFLGSEKKIQKSLEKEAIEKFAKLKKKTNINAELETLLVESEPIGTAIFKKAKEYKADLIIISKKGKSDDSDLLLGSVAEDLISNEKNITVAIIN; this is translated from the coding sequence ATGAAAAATCTAAAAAAAATAGCTCTAGCAGCAGATTTAACCGAAATGGATGAAACGATCCTTCGATTCATAAAAGGCTATGATAAACTTTTTGACTTTGATGAGCTTTGCATCATACACCAAATAGAAATTGAAGAAGTTTCTGCTGAACTCCAAGCTGTATTGGACAAAAAAGGCCTTACTCTTGAGCAGCTTATTCACAAGGAAATTCAATCAAATGTGGATGCAGTTTTCGGCTCAGAAAACACTCATATTCACATTTACATCCACCCGAGGCCAGATTTTAGTGAGTTGGTACACTGGGTCAACAAGAGTAAATTCGATCTATTCTTTTTAGGTAAAAAAATGGGACTGGAAGGCTCTGGAGTATTTAGCAGCAAAATGGTCCGATTACTAAGTTGTAATTTAATTCTTGTCCCAGAGACAGCGAAACCGACCATTACAAAAATCATATCGCCTATTGATTTTTCATCCTATTCCAGTAGGGTACTTGAAGTTTCAGAACTCATCGCCAGCAATACTGATGCTGAGTTGATCCCATTGCATATCTTAAGAATAGGCATTCATTATTTCCCTTTTCTTGGTTCAGAGAAAAAGATCCAAAAGAGTCTGGAAAAAGAGGCAATTGAAAAGTTTGCTAAGCTCAAGAAAAAAACGAATATCAATGCCGAGCTAGAAACACTATTGGTAGAAAGCGAACCCATAGGTACTGCCATCTTCAAAAAAGCGAAGGAATATAAAGCAGATTTGATTATCATTTCCAAAAAAGGAAAGTCTGACGACTCGGACTTGCTTTTAGGTAGCGTAGCAGAAGATTTAATTTCAAACGAAAAAAATATTACGGTAGCTATTATCAATTAA
- a CDS encoding class I SAM-dependent methyltransferase — MQISELNKLLGNIDVYLLDQILKGRFGKEMKILDAGCGEGRNTVYFIREGFQIFGIDPNEIAIQYCRYQAKSLDPNYDIHRFLEGKLEEVPFHDSSFDAVICSAVLHFASSVDNFWQMIDEIHRVLKPGGVFWFRMCTGFGEVLSQSEPLGEGRYHLPDDSERFVLTQDHVDKLILKGFQFLESPKTVLVLNQREMGVFLLEKQ; from the coding sequence ATGCAGATTAGCGAACTGAATAAATTACTAGGTAATATAGATGTCTATTTGCTCGATCAGATTCTAAAAGGAAGGTTTGGCAAGGAGATGAAAATCCTGGATGCTGGATGTGGAGAAGGAAGAAATACCGTTTATTTTATTCGGGAAGGATTTCAAATTTTTGGAATAGACCCAAACGAAATAGCAATTCAATATTGCAGATACCAGGCAAAAAGTCTAGACCCAAACTACGATATTCACCGGTTTTTAGAGGGAAAATTGGAGGAAGTACCCTTTCATGATTCCTCCTTTGATGCGGTAATTTGCTCAGCTGTTTTGCATTTTGCCAGCAGTGTGGATAACTTCTGGCAAATGATCGATGAAATTCACCGTGTCCTTAAACCCGGAGGAGTTTTTTGGTTCAGAATGTGTACTGGCTTTGGAGAGGTTTTATCTCAATCTGAGCCATTGGGAGAGGGTAGATACCATTTACCTGATGATTCCGAACGGTTTGTGCTTACTCAGGACCATGTGGATAAGTTGATCTTGAAGGGCTTCCAATTTCTTGAATCACCCAAGACAGTCTTGGTATTAAACCAACGAGAAATGGGTGTCTTTTTGCTAGAGAAGCAATGA
- a CDS encoding patatin-like phospholipase family protein, protein MSDRKSVSLVLSSGGARGLAHVGVIEELEKRGYHISEIAGCSAGALVGGMYAAGKLEEFKDWICHLDRVDVFSLMDFTFSSRGFIKGEKVYNALKKVVNDCQIEDMAIPFSCNAVDYRSGKEIIFREGSLYAAIRASGSIPTVFQPAKINNYELIDGGVTNPVPISLLKNPMDSNIIVVGLNGPDSELITPPKKDAEGHRFISLPKWLKDYRNKMKQYFPDQEKVEKSSSLSSINLMTRSFDLLQDRFCNLLIEKYPVEIRIRVARNQAGTLEFHRAAELIEIGRQKAALALDEWENAD, encoded by the coding sequence ATGTCCGATAGAAAATCTGTTTCCTTGGTTTTGAGCAGCGGTGGAGCGCGAGGATTAGCGCATGTAGGAGTGATCGAGGAGCTTGAAAAAAGAGGATACCATATTTCTGAAATAGCCGGCTGTTCTGCAGGGGCTTTAGTTGGAGGGATGTATGCTGCAGGAAAGCTGGAGGAGTTTAAAGACTGGATATGTCATCTGGATCGAGTGGATGTGTTTTCCTTGATGGATTTCACTTTTTCCAGCAGAGGATTCATCAAAGGGGAAAAAGTATATAATGCCCTCAAAAAAGTAGTCAATGACTGCCAAATAGAGGATATGGCAATTCCCTTTTCCTGCAATGCAGTGGATTATCGCTCAGGGAAAGAAATAATTTTCAGAGAGGGAAGTCTGTATGCTGCTATCAGGGCTTCGGGAAGTATTCCTACGGTATTTCAACCTGCAAAAATCAATAATTATGAACTGATTGATGGTGGAGTGACTAACCCTGTTCCGATTTCTCTTCTTAAGAATCCAATGGATAGTAATATCATAGTGGTTGGGCTGAATGGCCCAGATTCTGAATTGATCACTCCTCCTAAAAAAGACGCGGAAGGACATCGTTTTATTTCCTTACCGAAATGGTTAAAAGATTATAGAAATAAAATGAAGCAGTATTTTCCAGATCAGGAAAAAGTAGAAAAATCCAGCTCATTGAGTTCTATCAATTTGATGACTCGATCTTTTGATCTACTGCAGGACAGGTTTTGTAATTTACTGATAGAAAAATATCCTGTGGAGATCAGGATAAGAGTGGCGAGAAATCAAGCCGGAACCCTAGAGTTTCATCGAGCCGCAGAATTAATAGAAATTGGCAGACAAAAAGCTGCTTTGGCTTTAGACGAATGGGAAAATGCAGATTAG
- a CDS encoding VOC family protein, whose translation MSQFKPFHLAFPIRDIEETRAFYGELLGCEIGRSTEKWIDFNFFGHQLSAHIKPEELALAQTNAVDGKNVPVRHFGAILPWEEWHDLADKLKAHGIEFVIEPYIRFKGEVGEQATMFFLDPCGNALEFKSFQDPSQIFAK comes from the coding sequence ATGAGTCAATTTAAACCCTTTCACTTGGCTTTCCCTATCCGGGATATCGAAGAAACCAGAGCATTTTATGGAGAGCTGCTCGGTTGTGAGATAGGAAGAAGCACCGAAAAATGGATCGATTTTAATTTCTTTGGTCATCAACTCTCTGCCCATATCAAACCTGAAGAACTTGCCTTAGCACAAACCAATGCTGTCGACGGCAAAAATGTCCCTGTAAGACATTTTGGGGCTATTTTGCCTTGGGAGGAATGGCATGATCTTGCAGATAAACTAAAAGCACATGGAATTGAATTTGTGATTGAACCTTACATTCGATTCAAAGGAGAAGTGGGAGAGCAGGCCACCATGTTTTTTCTAGATCCTTGTGGAAATGCTTTGGAATTTAAATCCTTCCAAGATCCCAGTCAGATTTTTGCGAAATAA
- a CDS encoding aminotransferase class I/II-fold pyridoxal phosphate-dependent enzyme produces MNTFFLESAIDRQISFGGKSYFFFSGTSYLGIGQNAEFQEQLILGMKKWGLNHGMSRINNVRLSVYDEFEAYFAQQAQADAALVMSSGYLAGMTALQLLTSKTDQIWVAPDTHPAILPLNLKPDPRESFESWKNNCLEKSHNLPPQRIVFLGNAVNPLIPEIHDYTWLKHIAQKHEVSFLLDDSHAFGVLGNDIFGTYAQWKKLPIRLVVSGSLGKGLGIPGGIILSDQKTGESLKKLPIYGGASPCPPGYLQAFLNSKEAFKQQAKTLKDRVSYFHQKNKLPNEVYGAENYPVFSYTNENWVQKLEKKNIITSSFHYPTAKDPAVNRIIISAFHREDDIDYLLNTLQSIKQE; encoded by the coding sequence GTGAATACATTCTTTTTAGAAAGCGCGATTGACCGCCAAATATCATTTGGAGGAAAATCCTACTTTTTCTTTAGTGGCACTTCTTATCTAGGAATCGGCCAAAATGCTGAATTTCAGGAACAGCTTATCCTGGGCATGAAAAAATGGGGCTTAAACCATGGAATGAGTCGCATCAACAATGTCAGATTATCCGTTTATGATGAATTTGAAGCCTATTTTGCTCAGCAAGCCCAAGCTGATGCTGCCTTGGTAATGAGCAGCGGATATTTGGCAGGAATGACTGCTCTTCAGCTCCTCACCTCCAAAACTGATCAAATATGGGTAGCTCCCGATACTCATCCCGCAATTTTGCCCCTGAACCTGAAACCTGATCCAAGGGAAAGTTTTGAAAGCTGGAAAAACAACTGTCTCGAAAAGTCTCATAATTTGCCACCACAGCGCATTGTCTTCCTTGGAAATGCAGTCAATCCGCTGATTCCTGAAATACATGATTACACTTGGCTCAAGCATATCGCACAAAAGCATGAAGTGAGCTTTTTGCTTGATGATAGCCATGCTTTTGGGGTATTAGGCAATGATATTTTCGGGACCTATGCCCAATGGAAAAAACTGCCTATCCGCCTAGTAGTATCAGGTTCTTTAGGAAAAGGCCTAGGAATTCCTGGAGGAATAATCCTTTCAGATCAAAAGACAGGCGAAAGCCTTAAAAAACTCCCAATATATGGAGGAGCTTCTCCATGTCCGCCTGGATACTTGCAGGCATTTTTAAATTCAAAAGAAGCCTTTAAACAACAGGCTAAGACCTTGAAAGATCGAGTTTCCTACTTTCATCAGAAAAATAAACTACCAAACGAAGTTTATGGAGCCGAAAACTATCCGGTCTTTTCTTACACAAATGAAAATTGGGTTCAAAAGTTAGAGAAGAAGAACATCATCACTTCTTCCTTCCATTATCCTACTGCTAAAGATCCAGCTGTAAATAGAATCATCATTTCAGCATTCCATAGAGAAGATGATATCGACTACCTCTTGAACACTCTGCAATCAATAAAGCAAGAATGA